A window from Leptospira meyeri encodes these proteins:
- the lptB gene encoding LPS export ABC transporter ATP-binding protein, with translation MENLVKIYNKRKVVDGVSFYIRKGEIVGLLGPNGAGKTTSFYMSVGFVTPDEGHVFIDNEDLTKAPMHIRARMGVGYLAQEASIFRKLTVAENLEAILETMNLPGDEIIRRRDELLMELQIMRVANQKGYTLSGGERRRCEIARALVTNPDFILLDEPFAGVDPIAVKDIQNVIQSLKERGLGILITDHNVRETLKITDRAYIMYSGRILISGTADDLISDPETRRIYLGEDFKL, from the coding sequence ATGGAAAATTTAGTTAAAATATATAATAAACGAAAGGTTGTTGATGGCGTTAGTTTTTATATTCGAAAAGGAGAAATTGTGGGACTTCTCGGTCCCAATGGTGCCGGCAAAACTACCAGCTTTTACATGAGTGTTGGATTTGTGACTCCCGATGAAGGCCATGTTTTTATTGATAATGAAGATCTCACAAAAGCTCCCATGCATATACGGGCTAGGATGGGTGTTGGTTATTTGGCACAGGAAGCAAGTATTTTCCGTAAACTGACAGTTGCTGAAAATTTAGAAGCTATTTTGGAAACTATGAATCTTCCAGGGGATGAAATCATTCGTCGTCGGGACGAACTCCTAATGGAGTTACAGATCATGCGAGTGGCCAACCAAAAAGGATACACATTGTCTGGTGGTGAAAGACGGCGTTGTGAAATTGCACGTGCACTTGTGACAAATCCAGATTTTATTCTTTTGGATGAACCATTCGCTGGAGTGGATCCAATTGCTGTGAAAGACATTCAAAATGTCATTCAATCTTTAAAAGAACGTGGTCTTGGAATTTTAATTACTGACCATAACGTTAGAGAAACATTAAAAATTACTGACAGAGCCTACATCATGTATAGTGGTCGAATTCTCATCTCTGGAACAGCAGATGACTTAATTAGTGATCCAGAAACCAGACGGATTTATTTGGGTGAGGATTTTAAGCTATAA
- the hprK gene encoding HPr(Ser) kinase/phosphatase, whose amino-acid sequence MPVPGITVDTILRDHEDLQLVLVTGEAGLSNRINNAEINRPGLSPTGFFDFFANDRIQILGKGEWAYLNSLAEDKLHEITEKFFEFHLNCIIYTHGNEPQLPFVERAKAKGIPLFKTEIATHRFITLISQILDRALAPRTMRHGVLIEVFGIGTLLTGRSGVGKSETALELIERGHRLVADDMVEIRRLSESYLIGSCSDLLRHHMEIRGLGILNIKDLFGVGSVRDHKLIELIINLKEWEEQTSGEYERTGIEQSMEEILGVSVPYIEIPVKPGRNIPIIVETAAMNQRLRKMGKNSAKEFSNKLNTYIQQSSIETNPIKD is encoded by the coding sequence ATGCCAGTTCCAGGGATCACGGTTGATACAATTCTAAGGGACCACGAAGACCTTCAATTGGTTTTAGTGACTGGTGAAGCCGGGCTTTCCAATCGGATCAATAATGCAGAAATCAATCGCCCAGGACTATCGCCTACTGGTTTTTTTGATTTTTTTGCCAACGATCGCATTCAGATTTTAGGCAAAGGAGAATGGGCCTATCTGAACTCTCTTGCAGAAGATAAACTGCATGAAATTACAGAAAAGTTTTTTGAATTTCATTTGAATTGTATCATCTATACACATGGGAATGAACCACAACTTCCGTTTGTAGAAAGAGCAAAGGCCAAAGGGATTCCTCTTTTTAAAACGGAAATTGCCACACACAGGTTCATTACTCTTATCTCACAAATTTTAGATCGTGCTCTTGCACCACGTACGATGCGTCATGGTGTTCTCATTGAAGTATTTGGAATCGGAACTTTACTTACTGGTCGCTCCGGAGTGGGAAAAAGTGAAACTGCACTTGAGTTGATTGAACGAGGTCACAGACTCGTAGCAGATGATATGGTAGAGATTCGCCGCCTAAGCGAAAGTTATTTGATAGGATCTTGTTCCGACTTACTTCGTCATCACATGGAAATTAGAGGGTTGGGAATTTTAAACATCAAAGATCTATTTGGTGTCGGATCAGTAAGAGATCACAAACTCATTGAACTCATCATTAACTTAAAAGAATGGGAAGAACAGACTTCAGGTGAATATGAAAGGACTGGAATCGAACAAAGTATGGAAGAAATCCTAGGTGTTTCTGTCCCTTACATTGAAATACCAGTCAAACCAGGTAGAAACATTCCCATCATCGTAGAAACGGCAGCAATGAACCAGAGATTACGCAAAATGGGGAAAAATAGCGCTAAAGAATTTTCTAATAAACTAAATACTTATATTCAACAGAGTTCCATTGAAACAAATCCAATTAAAGATTAG
- a CDS encoding LIC_11548 family sensor histidine kinase: protein MPLRFFKILPRLSDENRYYLRDIFIFFLTIVVSVVFSEFVFFRQEEDISFFSKLDTYVFILIPFFVLSLILSYVYRNRRNRETGKIRSSIRYRLTLAFLFVALIPSLPIFILSSNLTGRLIEGFYRVDISNALRSANLIIQNEEKEIESEFINRVSILRSKLKGIKPDGYSVFQKSVQNGLFEKNEYYLGFVESGNLSFESRGLFRNFKGLEFSESKQNGIFVSRLYLNDRSYILCKFFLGQGMEIYVGQRIHKGLESDVQNIVNATSTYEKVSLWKEKIPFSVRITIASFSFAMFLIAILFSFLFARRISRPIINLANATKKVSLGESDIRLEKTEEGEMGILIDSFNQMVSDLNAKSEELMHTQRIAAWKEVAQRMAHEIKNPLTPIQLSAQRIQRKFQNPKSENLESVIFDATDTIIGQVRVLEHLVKEFSEFARMPVPVLINQKLNPILEEAVALFKDTTDIEFELKLSENLPEVFLDKRLFLGVVNNLIKNAVEAIQSVDNSKDEMDILSLKRKKIRIMSKLQKKALRKSIVIEIDDSGPGLKQEWKEKIFEPYFSTKENHGSGIGLAIVQKTIIDHHGHIVVEDSKLGGCKFRIELPLDSH from the coding sequence ATGCCACTTAGATTCTTTAAAATACTTCCAAGGTTATCGGATGAAAACCGGTATTATCTACGCGATATATTTATCTTTTTTTTGACCATAGTCGTTTCCGTGGTTTTTTCTGAGTTTGTTTTTTTTCGTCAGGAAGAAGACATTTCTTTTTTCTCGAAACTGGATACTTATGTATTCATCTTAATTCCATTTTTTGTGCTTTCTCTAATCCTTAGTTACGTTTATCGCAATAGACGTAACCGAGAGACCGGGAAAATCAGAAGTTCAATTCGCTACCGCCTAACGCTTGCCTTCCTATTTGTTGCCCTTATTCCATCATTGCCTATTTTTATTCTTTCTTCTAACTTAACGGGAAGGTTGATTGAAGGTTTTTACCGAGTGGATATTTCCAATGCGCTCCGTTCTGCCAATTTGATCATCCAAAATGAGGAAAAAGAAATTGAATCAGAGTTTATCAACAGAGTCAGTATTTTGCGTTCTAAATTAAAAGGGATAAAACCAGACGGATACTCTGTTTTCCAAAAAAGTGTTCAAAACGGTTTATTCGAGAAAAACGAATACTATTTGGGTTTTGTCGAATCTGGAAACTTAAGTTTTGAATCTCGTGGATTGTTTCGTAATTTTAAAGGATTAGAATTTTCAGAATCGAAACAAAACGGAATCTTTGTGAGTCGTTTGTATTTAAATGATCGGTCCTATATCCTTTGTAAATTTTTTCTTGGACAGGGGATGGAAATTTATGTTGGACAAAGAATTCACAAGGGTTTGGAATCTGATGTTCAGAATATTGTGAATGCAACCTCTACCTATGAAAAGGTAAGTTTATGGAAGGAAAAAATTCCATTCAGTGTTCGTATCACCATTGCTTCTTTTTCCTTTGCGATGTTTCTGATCGCCATATTGTTTTCTTTTTTATTTGCAAGAAGGATATCTCGGCCCATTATTAATTTAGCTAACGCAACAAAAAAAGTTTCGTTAGGTGAATCTGATATTCGTTTGGAAAAAACAGAAGAGGGGGAGATGGGGATTTTGATTGATAGTTTCAATCAAATGGTCAGTGACTTAAATGCAAAATCCGAAGAACTAATGCACACACAAAGGATTGCGGCTTGGAAAGAAGTTGCACAGCGAATGGCTCATGAAATTAAAAACCCACTCACCCCCATTCAACTTTCTGCACAAAGAATCCAAAGAAAATTTCAAAATCCTAAATCTGAAAATCTAGAATCAGTTATTTTCGATGCTACAGATACGATCATTGGTCAAGTGCGCGTTCTTGAACATCTTGTTAAAGAATTTAGCGAATTTGCGAGAATGCCGGTTCCCGTTCTCATTAACCAAAAACTAAATCCCATTTTGGAAGAGGCTGTTGCCCTTTTTAAAGACACTACTGATATTGAGTTTGAATTAAAACTTTCTGAAAATCTTCCCGAAGTATTTCTTGATAAACGATTGTTTCTTGGTGTTGTAAATAATTTAATTAAAAATGCTGTTGAAGCTATCCAGTCTGTAGATAATTCCAAAGATGAAATGGATATTTTAAGCCTTAAACGTAAAAAAATTCGAATCATGTCTAAATTACAAAAGAAAGCACTGCGCAAATCGATCGTGATTGAAATTGATGATTCGGGACCAGGTTTGAAACAAGAATGGAAGGAAAAAATATTTGAACCTTACTTTTCCACAAAGGAAAACCATGGTTCAGGAATTGGTTTAGCCATTGTTCAAAAGACCATTATTGATCACCACGGACACATTGTTGTCGAAGATTCTAAGTTAGGTGGTTGTAAGTTTAGAATCGAACTTCCTTTGGATAGTCACTGA
- the priA gene encoding replication restart helicase PriA, with amino-acid sequence MIQYAEVALNLSWESRTLTYEIPQEIKNLSRGVRVHVPLNGKEWEGVVIEIHSNEPNYETLSILKQIDSDPVLTEEQLELAHWMADTYLSSLGEALFLMVPKGKKRKQEKPTQVQIQFDLLHPLNVSQKKALDEINANVNSNTHLLYGITGSGKTEVYLHLMAEVLRKPKGSVIFLVPEISLTYPTITRIERIFPGQVAVLHSHLRTSEKFQNYLDLKEGRKRICIGTRSAVFAPLSDISLIILDEEHDGSYKEHGSPRYHARQVALQRILKSSGKLLLGSATPSLEIYYLAKVGQIGYSELKDRANPLATLPTVEITEKKEDNELLSGDLQFKVADRLKKEEQTIILLNRRGYNPFIYSTATKEFIHCPKCTATLCYHSDKTVRCHLCGYKSTLQNLKQIHGEELDLFGAGTQKLEEYLLSHFPKARIERLDQDSSKNKEVTRDVLEKLGEGNLDILTGTQMIAKGLDYANVTLVGILNANHGLGVPDFRSSERTYSLISQVAGRAGRGEKKGEVLIQSNDPEHPVLKMAMEQNYPAFFEWELNFRRDLFYPPFSRLARLVFRSKYEEIANKQSVVYSELLKESMDASITLLGPSQCPFYKIDNNFRYHILLKSKSITTLRKLLREAKTKFKTDSKCYIEYDLDPLELV; translated from the coding sequence ATGATCCAATATGCGGAAGTGGCCCTCAATCTATCTTGGGAAAGTCGAACCCTCACTTATGAAATTCCACAAGAAATAAAAAATTTGTCAAGGGGAGTCCGCGTCCATGTTCCCTTAAATGGAAAAGAATGGGAAGGTGTGGTCATTGAGATTCACTCGAATGAACCAAATTATGAAACTCTTTCCATTTTAAAACAAATTGATTCGGATCCTGTTCTTACGGAAGAACAACTCGAACTGGCTCATTGGATGGCGGATACCTACTTGTCCTCGCTTGGGGAAGCCCTGTTTTTAATGGTTCCTAAAGGGAAAAAAAGAAAACAGGAAAAACCTACCCAAGTCCAAATCCAATTCGATCTATTGCATCCGTTAAATGTTTCCCAGAAAAAAGCCTTGGATGAGATTAACGCAAATGTTAATTCCAATACACATTTGTTATACGGAATTACGGGAAGTGGAAAAACAGAAGTGTATCTGCATCTGATGGCCGAGGTTTTGCGAAAACCAAAAGGATCGGTGATTTTTCTTGTTCCAGAAATTTCGCTTACTTATCCTACCATCACAAGGATTGAAAGGATTTTTCCTGGCCAAGTCGCAGTATTACATTCGCATTTAAGAACTTCCGAAAAATTTCAAAATTATTTAGACTTAAAAGAAGGAAGAAAACGAATTTGTATCGGAACTCGTTCTGCTGTATTTGCGCCTTTGTCTGACATAAGTTTGATCATATTAGATGAAGAACATGATGGTTCTTACAAAGAACATGGCTCTCCTCGTTACCACGCAAGGCAGGTCGCCTTGCAAAGAATACTAAAATCAAGCGGTAAGTTATTGTTAGGTTCTGCAACTCCGAGCCTAGAAATTTATTATTTAGCCAAAGTAGGTCAGATAGGATATTCCGAACTAAAGGATCGTGCCAATCCTCTAGCGACTCTGCCTACAGTGGAAATTACAGAAAAAAAAGAAGATAACGAACTTCTATCAGGTGATTTACAATTTAAAGTGGCTGACCGGTTGAAAAAAGAAGAGCAAACCATTATCCTTCTCAATCGCAGGGGTTATAATCCCTTTATTTATTCCACCGCCACCAAAGAATTCATCCATTGTCCGAAATGTACAGCAACCCTCTGTTACCATTCGGACAAAACCGTTCGTTGCCATCTTTGTGGGTACAAATCTACCTTACAAAACTTAAAACAAATTCATGGTGAGGAGCTTGATTTGTTTGGTGCTGGGACTCAAAAATTAGAAGAGTATTTACTTTCTCATTTTCCCAAAGCAAGGATCGAACGTTTGGACCAAGACAGTTCTAAAAATAAAGAAGTCACACGCGATGTACTCGAAAAGTTAGGGGAAGGAAATTTAGACATTCTTACCGGAACCCAAATGATTGCCAAAGGGCTTGATTATGCGAATGTCACTCTTGTCGGAATTTTAAATGCCAATCATGGTCTAGGAGTTCCCGATTTTCGCAGTAGCGAAAGAACCTATTCTCTCATTTCGCAGGTGGCGGGAAGGGCAGGAAGGGGTGAAAAAAAAGGCGAAGTTCTCATCCAATCCAATGATCCCGAACACCCTGTTCTCAAGATGGCAATGGAACAAAACTATCCTGCTTTTTTTGAATGGGAACTAAATTTTAGAAGGGATTTATTCTACCCACCTTTTTCTCGTTTGGCGAGACTTGTCTTTCGGTCCAAATACGAAGAAATTGCAAACAAACAATCTGTAGTGTATTCTGAACTTTTAAAAGAAAGTATGGATGCGTCCATCACCCTTCTTGGACCGAGCCAATGTCCATTTTATAAGATAGATAATAACTTTCGGTATCATATCTTATTAAAATCAAAATCCATCACCACACTTCGTAAACTTTTACGTGAAGCCAAAACCAAATTTAAAACAGATTCCAAATGTTATATTGAATATGATTTGGATCCTCTGGAACTTGTTTAA
- a CDS encoding HPr family phosphocarrier protein, whose protein sequence is MKQIQLKIREDSSGLHARPASLFVKMAASFPCEIFVIKDDIEVNGKSIMGLMMLALGPGSIFFVKADGKGEEEALRALEALVGRNFETNAT, encoded by the coding sequence TTGAAACAAATCCAATTAAAGATTAGAGAAGATAGTTCTGGACTTCATGCAAGGCCCGCATCTTTGTTCGTAAAGATGGCAGCCAGTTTCCCTTGTGAAATTTTTGTCATTAAAGATGACATTGAAGTCAATGGGAAATCCATCATGGGTCTTATGATGTTAGCTCTCGGTCCAGGGTCTATTTTTTTTGTCAAAGCGGATGGAAAAGGAGAAGAGGAGGCACTTCGTGCTTTAGAAGCTTTGGTTGGTCGAAATTTTGAAACCAATGCCACTTAG
- the lptC gene encoding LPS export ABC transporter periplasmic protein LptC gives MIRRVMIPIFLLAMINCKDKEYLRIDVEKESGSMVSMRHFSRSSYKDSGELEWKLKGEESYIFPKENKTIIYGFEFKQYEKGNATSAMTGDRGEINHSTKTVILSGKVRLKTNDGKFIESESLTYNLDEKTLSSEEDVLVYSDGTTIRGKGLRADKGLNKFTIIQPKAVTVGGSNPLKEKQ, from the coding sequence ATGATACGAAGGGTGATGATTCCGATTTTTCTTTTGGCAATGATCAATTGCAAAGATAAGGAATACCTTCGCATTGATGTGGAAAAAGAATCTGGTTCCATGGTTTCAATGCGTCATTTTTCTCGTTCTTCTTATAAAGATTCGGGAGAATTGGAATGGAAACTCAAAGGCGAAGAATCTTATATTTTCCCAAAGGAAAATAAAACCATCATCTACGGATTCGAATTCAAACAATATGAAAAGGGAAATGCCACTTCTGCAATGACTGGAGATCGCGGTGAGATCAATCACTCGACAAAAACGGTTATCTTAAGTGGAAAGGTGAGACTCAAAACCAATGATGGGAAATTCATAGAATCAGAATCCTTAACTTACAATTTGGATGAAAAAACTTTATCTTCAGAAGAAGACGTCTTGGTATATTCTGATGGTACAACCATTAGAGGAAAGGGACTTCGCGCAGACAAAGGATTGAATAAATTTACCATCATTCAACCCAAAGCTGTAACTGTTGGTGGAAGTAATCCGCTTAAGGAAAAACAATGA
- a CDS encoding sigma-54-dependent transcriptional regulator — protein sequence MQKLIYILDDEKEIRKSLRVILEDEDYAVEDFANGKSLLKALSKERPSLVLLDVWVGKEDGLSILDECKKLYSSLPIVMISGHGTIELAVNATKKGAVDFLEKPLSIEKVIQTIESALEKTKDHEIPEFQLEVDEILGESTPIKRVKFAIFQAAQTNARVFISGENGTGKELTARAIHQNSKRKNEPYIEFNCASVPEEILEQELFGTELQGSQSVLEIKIGKWEAAQNGTLFLDEVCDLPLSIQSKVLKVILEQKLERVGGKDTISVDVRIIAATNSNVEEAIREGRFREDLYYALSVIPLELPPLRERNLDIPLLAEYYLNKSISENKLSPKNIDRDGLDALTTHFWPGNVRELGNILERLSILVPGDTIRAKDVKEALHGFKKANEMVARGDLKHAKEEFERQYIIKTLQICEGNVTRTSKALGIERTHLYRKLRSLNISVEQLNEG from the coding sequence ATGCAAAAATTGATATATATACTTGATGATGAAAAAGAAATTAGAAAATCCCTGCGGGTAATTTTGGAAGATGAGGATTATGCAGTTGAAGATTTTGCCAATGGAAAGTCTTTGCTAAAAGCTTTATCCAAAGAAAGGCCTTCGCTAGTTCTTCTGGATGTCTGGGTTGGAAAGGAAGATGGTCTTTCTATTTTAGATGAATGCAAAAAACTATATTCCAGTTTGCCGATTGTGATGATTTCGGGACATGGAACCATCGAACTTGCAGTGAATGCCACCAAAAAAGGAGCCGTTGATTTTTTAGAGAAGCCACTTTCTATCGAAAAGGTCATCCAAACCATTGAGTCTGCTTTAGAGAAAACCAAGGATCATGAGATTCCTGAGTTCCAACTCGAGGTAGATGAAATTTTAGGGGAATCAACTCCCATCAAACGTGTAAAGTTTGCTATCTTTCAAGCAGCACAAACAAATGCACGTGTTTTTATATCTGGTGAAAATGGAACAGGAAAAGAACTGACAGCAAGGGCTATCCACCAAAATTCAAAAAGAAAAAATGAACCATATATTGAATTCAATTGTGCCTCCGTTCCCGAAGAAATTTTAGAACAAGAGTTATTTGGAACGGAATTACAAGGAAGCCAATCTGTTTTAGAAATCAAAATTGGAAAATGGGAAGCGGCACAAAATGGAACTTTGTTTTTGGATGAGGTTTGCGATTTACCGCTATCCATTCAATCCAAGGTATTAAAGGTAATCTTAGAACAAAAACTGGAACGTGTTGGGGGAAAAGATACAATATCTGTTGATGTCCGCATCATTGCCGCCACCAACTCCAATGTGGAAGAAGCCATCAGAGAAGGACGGTTTCGTGAAGATTTATATTATGCTTTGAGTGTCATTCCATTGGAGTTACCTCCATTGCGAGAAAGAAATTTGGATATTCCCTTACTTGCGGAATACTATCTGAATAAATCAATTTCAGAAAATAAACTTTCCCCTAAGAACATCGATCGAGATGGACTTGATGCGCTTACTACTCATTTTTGGCCGGGAAATGTAAGGGAGCTTGGAAATATTTTGGAACGATTGAGTATTCTTGTTCCAGGGGATACCATCCGAGCCAAAGATGTAAAGGAAGCCCTCCATGGTTTTAAAAAAGCAAATGAAATGGTGGCTCGTGGGGATTTAAAACATGCCAAAGAAGAGTTCGAACGCCAATACATCATCAAAACCTTGCAAATTTGCGAAGGAAATGTGACAAGAACGTCTAAGGCTTTAGGAATTGAAAGAACGCATTTGTATCGGAAATTACGTTCCTTAAATATATCTGTGGAACAGTTGAACGAAGGTTAG
- a CDS encoding LptA/OstA family protein: MKKVIVFFSFSFSLLSANSSPIPVLYGSEDLLKKEDSFFSTDKKKDKKDKIPVLWGGSSLTQEERTINGIPMKVFILGGGAYIMHKTIKLSAREIEIIGEDALIGNLKGQVVVEDFQNGVTLTATKGIYNKIGGTVSLENNPVLLQKKDGKVVKIQCQSIVRYLEEAKTNLAGKVVVTSDEFQVFGEDAVFSEKEDRIDLAGEPFLFSENRFLIGQTLSYFVKEGSIQLDGDATIYQVSYENKKDKEKDTTTKERVVTLFTGKTLTHKNKGKETMTSMSGDAFMYRKNSEFKANLLESRRNNKDIKATGNVSYLDRENAYRMEGGFLSYDKEKGYSYLTENPQILFLDKKEFNERGKLTAVFLERFDERFETVARGNVEVETQTATATGEFATYFEKRDELVLEGNPTLVKDNTKVSAGKIILFPKSDKAYLTDGLKVIPNGEKK, encoded by the coding sequence ATGAAAAAGGTAATCGTATTTTTCAGTTTTTCATTTTCTTTACTTTCTGCGAATTCTTCACCAATACCGGTGTTATACGGTTCGGAGGATCTTCTGAAAAAAGAAGATTCATTCTTTTCGACAGATAAGAAAAAAGATAAAAAGGATAAAATCCCAGTACTTTGGGGAGGGAGCAGTCTTACTCAGGAAGAACGAACCATCAACGGAATCCCTATGAAGGTCTTTATTTTAGGTGGAGGTGCTTATATTATGCATAAAACCATCAAGCTGAGTGCACGTGAAATCGAAATCATTGGAGAAGATGCTCTCATCGGAAATTTAAAAGGTCAGGTGGTTGTGGAAGACTTTCAAAATGGAGTTACCTTGACGGCTACCAAAGGGATTTATAATAAAATAGGTGGAACGGTAAGTTTGGAAAATAATCCAGTTCTTTTGCAGAAAAAAGACGGTAAAGTCGTCAAAATCCAATGCCAATCCATTGTTCGGTATTTAGAAGAAGCAAAAACGAATTTAGCTGGTAAGGTTGTAGTGACCTCCGACGAATTCCAAGTGTTTGGTGAAGATGCTGTTTTTTCTGAAAAAGAGGATCGAATTGATTTAGCTGGGGAACCATTTTTGTTTTCAGAAAATAGATTTCTAATTGGCCAAACCCTTTCTTATTTTGTAAAGGAAGGAAGCATTCAATTGGATGGAGACGCTACCATCTACCAAGTGTCTTATGAAAACAAAAAAGATAAAGAGAAAGATACTACAACAAAAGAACGCGTTGTGACTTTGTTTACGGGAAAGACCTTAACTCATAAAAACAAAGGAAAGGAAACAATGACATCCATGAGTGGGGATGCCTTTATGTATCGTAAGAATTCTGAGTTTAAAGCCAATCTTTTAGAAAGCCGTCGAAATAATAAAGATATTAAAGCAACAGGAAACGTAAGTTATTTAGACAGAGAAAACGCTTACCGAATGGAAGGTGGATTCTTGTCTTATGATAAAGAGAAAGGATATTCGTATCTGACAGAAAATCCTCAAATTCTTTTTTTGGACAAAAAAGAATTCAATGAACGGGGGAAGTTAACCGCCGTCTTTTTGGAAAGGTTTGATGAGCGTTTTGAAACAGTGGCAAGAGGCAATGTGGAAGTAGAAACACAAACAGCTACTGCGACTGGAGAATTCGCAACATATTTTGAAAAACGAGATGAATTAGTTTTAGAAGGAAATCCGACTCTTGTAAAAGACAATACAAAGGTCTCTGCTGGGAAGATCATTCTCTTTCCTAAATCGGACAAAGCGTATCTAACAGATGGGCTTAAGGTAATACCGAATGGCGAAAAAAAGTAA
- the rpoN gene encoding RNA polymerase factor sigma-54 — MKLGASLSQRQTQKLVMTQDLRQSIELLSLSTLELSDKIQNELLENPLLDEVGVDEKTKMPELFSIDEVKRLEKLNHEKSTDVNWQDSYSLEGPRSYDTEASDRNQKYIESSTRGETLEEHLLNQLRLIKLTKLEFEIGEVLISMIDEKGFITDDLTIVSKEMGYSETKVRRVLQVINELDPIGIGARDMQETLLIQGKILFPDNVLLHQLIGEFLSDLEKVDYKKIAKNLKITEEEILVLARLIKKLEPYPATTYQGRKIDYVVADVVVKAVGNEFNIFINDEWLPKLSIQEEYRELLNQKLPPKEKEYFQTKYSSAQWLIRSIQQRRQTLQRVVSCIIDFQVDFFRGGIGFIKPLTLKEVAEKLNLHESTISRITTNKYIQTTWGIFELKWFFSSGVKSAEGGKESSKKIHEIIRNLVKDEDENNPLSDQDIVELMEKKGIEIARRTVAKYRKVLRILPSNERKRISSLKG; from the coding sequence ATGAAACTCGGGGCTTCACTTTCACAACGCCAAACGCAGAAATTGGTGATGACCCAGGACTTACGTCAGTCCATTGAATTATTATCTTTATCCACGTTAGAACTCTCTGATAAAATCCAAAATGAACTTTTGGAAAATCCATTGTTGGATGAAGTTGGGGTTGATGAAAAAACAAAAATGCCTGAACTGTTTTCCATCGACGAAGTAAAACGATTAGAAAAATTGAATCATGAAAAAAGTACTGATGTCAATTGGCAAGATTCTTATTCTTTAGAGGGGCCACGTTCTTATGATACGGAAGCAAGCGATAGAAATCAAAAATACATCGAATCCTCAACTCGTGGAGAAACATTAGAAGAGCATCTGTTAAATCAATTAAGACTAATCAAACTCACAAAATTAGAGTTTGAAATTGGCGAAGTCCTGATCAGTATGATTGACGAAAAGGGATTTATCACCGACGATTTGACCATCGTTTCTAAAGAAATGGGTTATTCCGAAACAAAGGTGCGGCGTGTATTACAAGTTATCAACGAACTTGATCCCATTGGTATTGGTGCAAGAGATATGCAAGAGACACTTCTCATCCAAGGGAAGATTCTTTTTCCTGATAATGTTCTTTTGCATCAATTGATTGGAGAGTTTTTATCGGATCTAGAAAAAGTAGATTATAAAAAAATTGCAAAAAATCTTAAAATCACAGAAGAAGAGATCCTAGTTTTAGCAAGGTTAATCAAAAAATTAGAACCATACCCTGCCACAACATACCAAGGAAGAAAAATTGATTATGTAGTTGCTGATGTGGTTGTCAAAGCAGTTGGAAATGAATTTAATATATTCATTAACGACGAATGGTTACCCAAACTTTCTATCCAAGAAGAATACAGAGAACTTTTGAATCAAAAACTCCCACCAAAAGAAAAAGAATATTTCCAAACAAAATATAGTTCGGCTCAGTGGCTCATTCGTTCCATCCAACAAAGAAGACAGACCTTACAACGCGTAGTAAGTTGTATAATTGACTTTCAAGTGGATTTTTTTCGGGGTGGGATCGGGTTTATAAAGCCACTTACTTTAAAGGAAGTAGCGGAAAAACTTAATTTACATGAATCTACAATCTCTCGTATAACAACAAATAAATATATCCAAACCACTTGGGGAATTTTCGAACTCAAATGGTTTTTTTCCTCCGGAGTGAAGTCAGCAGAAGGTGGAAAGGAGAGCTCCAAAAAAATTCACGAGATCATTCGTAATTTGGTAAAAGATGAAGATGAAAACAATCCTTTGTCTGATCAAGATATAGTTGAACTCATGGAGAAAAAAGGAATTGAAATTGCACGTCGAACAGTTGCAAAGTATAGAAAGGTCTTGAGAATCCTTCCTTCCAACGAAAGAAAAAGGATCAGTTCTTTAAAGGGGTAA